A window of Mucilaginibacter paludis DSM 18603 contains these coding sequences:
- a CDS encoding amino acid permease, whose protein sequence is MSKNIFRKKSLERILSDVATGFSDAEHPGSASHLKKELNVKDLTLMGIAAVVGAGIFSTIGTAAFNGGPGVSILFVLTAITCGFSALCYAEFASRIPVSGSAYTYAYASFGELIAWIIGWDLLMEYAIGNIAVAISWSEYFINLLEGFHIHIPSYLTMDYLSAYRAKATIAELTASGHVADVTDRLKSEAVAWATAPGIGNFKLIANIPALAIVFVITYLVYIGIRETKKATNAMVILKIAVVIFVIVLGFFYITPANWHPFLPNGFGGVMKGVSGVFFAYIGFDAISTTAEECENPQRDLPRGMIYSLIICTVLYILIALVLTGMVSYKELQVGDPLAFVFQRLGLKNISYVISISAVIATASVLLIFQLGQPRIWMSMSRDGLLPKAFSRIHPKYHTPSFATIVTGFVVAIPALFMNLTEVTDLTSIGTLFAFVLVCGGVLLLPREEAQKGRFHLPYVNSKFIAPVIFVIGCILFYHQFLGLFDYTGGWEVYREKLPYFVFVILAAALTVLAFVKNLSLIPVLGLLSCLYLMTELGYTNWLRFLIWLVIGLVIYFSYGHKNSVLGKEEKAAQQSASS, encoded by the coding sequence ATGTCGAAAAATATATTTCGTAAAAAGTCTCTCGAACGAATTTTATCTGATGTAGCCACTGGTTTTAGTGACGCTGAGCATCCCGGATCGGCATCCCACCTTAAAAAAGAATTAAACGTTAAAGATTTAACCCTGATGGGCATTGCCGCCGTTGTTGGCGCCGGTATATTCTCAACCATTGGTACGGCAGCGTTTAACGGTGGGCCGGGGGTATCTATTTTATTTGTACTTACAGCCATCACCTGTGGCTTTTCGGCGCTATGCTATGCCGAATTTGCCTCTCGCATACCTGTATCGGGCAGTGCTTATACTTATGCTTACGCTTCTTTTGGCGAACTGATTGCCTGGATAATAGGCTGGGACCTGTTAATGGAATATGCTATTGGCAATATTGCGGTAGCTATTTCATGGAGCGAGTATTTTATCAATTTGCTGGAGGGTTTCCATATTCACATCCCCTCATACCTCACTATGGATTACCTGTCGGCCTACCGCGCTAAGGCTACTATAGCCGAATTAACCGCGAGCGGCCATGTAGCAGATGTTACCGATAGGCTAAAATCAGAAGCGGTAGCCTGGGCTACCGCTCCCGGCATTGGTAATTTTAAGCTCATTGCCAACATACCAGCCTTAGCTATTGTATTTGTAATTACTTACCTGGTGTACATCGGTATACGCGAAACCAAAAAGGCTACCAATGCCATGGTGATTTTAAAAATTGCCGTGGTAATATTTGTTATCGTATTAGGTTTTTTTTACATCACTCCTGCCAACTGGCACCCCTTTTTACCTAATGGTTTCGGTGGCGTGATGAAAGGCGTTTCAGGCGTTTTCTTTGCCTACATCGGTTTTGATGCGATATCAACCACTGCCGAAGAGTGTGAGAATCCGCAGCGCGACTTACCGCGCGGGATGATCTACTCCCTCATTATCTGCACGGTGTTGTATATCCTGATTGCCCTGGTATTAACCGGTATGGTGAGTTATAAGGAGCTGCAGGTTGGTGATCCGTTGGCCTTTGTTTTCCAAAGGCTGGGGCTCAAAAATATCAGTTATGTGATATCTATCAGCGCAGTGATAGCCACAGCCAGCGTGCTGCTTATTTTTCAATTAGGGCAGCCGCGGATATGGATGAGCATGAGCCGTGATGGTTTGTTACCCAAGGCATTTTCGCGCATTCATCCCAAATACCATACCCCATCTTTCGCTACCATTGTTACCGGTTTCGTGGTGGCTATACCCGCTCTGTTTATGAACCTGACCGAGGTTACCGACTTAACAAGCATAGGCACCTTGTTTGCTTTTGTATTGGTTTGTGGCGGCGTATTGTTGCTGCCGCGAGAAGAAGCGCAAAAGGGCCGGTTCCATTTGCCCTACGTTAACTCCAAATTTATTGCGCCGGTGATATTTGTGATAGGCTGCATACTTTTTTATCATCAGTTTTTAGGCCTGTTTGATTATACTGGCGGCTGGGAGGTTTACAGGGAAAAATTACCCTATTTTGTATTTGTTATTCTGGCCGCGGCATTAACGGTACTGGCTTTTGTTAAAAACTTATCCTTAATACCGGTACTGGGCCTGCTAAGCTGCCTATACCTGATGACGGAATTAGGCTATACCAACTGGCTTCGTTTTTTAATATGGCTGGTTATCGGTTTGGTTATTTATTTTAGTTACGGGCATAAAAATAGTGTACTGGGGAAAGAAGAAAAAGCCGCACAACAATCAGCATCATCATGA
- a CDS encoding SemiSWEET transporter, with translation MSYYITAVGLGAAFCTTISFLPQAVKTIQTKDTSGISLLMYSFFTFGTLLWLVYGIMSRDVPVATANAITLVFACIILVYKIRYK, from the coding sequence ATGAGCTACTATATTACCGCCGTCGGCTTAGGAGCCGCTTTTTGTACCACCATATCATTTTTGCCACAAGCGGTTAAAACTATCCAAACTAAAGATACCTCGGGGATATCCCTACTGATGTATAGCTTTTTTACCTTCGGAACCTTGCTTTGGCTTGTTTATGGCATAATGAGTCGTGATGTACCTGTAGCCACTGCCAACGCCATTACATTGGTATTTGCTTGTATTATTTTGGTTTATAAAATCAGGTATAAATAG
- a CDS encoding glycoside hydrolase family 31 protein, whose translation MQTELLGDIQRIEVSGDKLVIKTAMAEAHIYIYSPTIIRVNMTKSPSAPDQSFAVIQQPSAEISYKDMPDSIEVRTSTLKLRINKSPLRFSFYTADDQLLSADDERFGTNWQGEQVITYRKLFPDEKFIGLGEKTGNLDRRGTSYVNWNTDASEHGIKTDPLYKTFPFFIGLHSSLMYGLFMDNTHKSYFDFGATTDEQMSWFGADGGDMNYYFFGAQSVTKILEDYTWLTGRMEMPPLWSLGYQQCRWSYMSAKEVLKVAQTFRKKKIPADVVYCDIDYMDNYKIFTWHPENFAEPKAMMDELKAMGFHLVTIVDPGIKVEKGYKQYDEGIKKNYFATYPNGEKYIANVWPGRCHFPDFFRGDVRDWWGKSFTALTDAGVDGFWNDMNEPAAWGQNIPSLMQFGKRPMPELRNAYGMEMARATYDGTKKILKNRRPFVLTRAAYAGTQRYSAVWTGDNSAYDAHMLLGQRLVNSLGLTGMALIGVDIGGFTGNPTPELMVRWNSLGVYTPMFRNHACIGTVYREPWQWGTKNEAIIKKDIQQRYRLLPYIYSSFYQAHQTGLPVSRTLAIDYTHDENIYHPKYQNQFLFGDAILICPTVSTDDTADVYLPKGNWYRLSTEEKFIGLQVITAEAPLTDLPVFIKASAIIPMQSVIQNTAEKGDGILELNIWNGDEPNQFVYYEDDGLSYNYEKGEFYKRVIRFDPGNKLIVLDTTEGNHPSKFTHINLILHGFGKVKTISVNNSAVKATKAGKGLSFKFENQDGEVRIQF comes from the coding sequence ATGCAGACAGAACTTTTAGGTGACATACAACGGATAGAAGTAAGCGGCGATAAGCTGGTTATCAAAACAGCCATGGCAGAGGCGCATATTTATATTTACAGCCCTACAATTATCCGGGTTAATATGACTAAATCGCCTTCCGCGCCAGATCAGTCGTTCGCCGTTATTCAACAACCATCTGCGGAAATCAGCTACAAGGATATGCCCGACTCGATCGAGGTCAGAACGTCAACCCTGAAACTCCGCATTAATAAATCGCCTTTGAGGTTTAGTTTTTATACTGCGGATGATCAACTTTTAAGCGCCGATGATGAACGCTTTGGCACCAACTGGCAGGGTGAGCAGGTAATTACGTATCGCAAATTATTCCCCGACGAAAAATTTATTGGCCTGGGCGAGAAAACCGGCAACCTGGACCGCCGGGGAACCTCTTATGTCAACTGGAACACGGATGCTTCAGAGCACGGCATTAAAACCGATCCCTTATATAAAACCTTTCCTTTTTTTATCGGCCTGCATAGCAGTTTGATGTATGGCTTGTTTATGGATAACACACATAAAAGTTATTTTGACTTTGGCGCCACTACCGACGAGCAGATGAGTTGGTTCGGTGCTGACGGTGGCGACATGAACTATTACTTTTTTGGGGCCCAAAGCGTAACCAAAATTCTGGAAGACTACACCTGGTTAACCGGGCGAATGGAAATGCCACCTCTATGGAGCCTGGGCTATCAGCAATGCCGGTGGAGCTACATGTCGGCCAAGGAGGTATTAAAGGTAGCGCAGACATTCCGCAAAAAGAAGATACCGGCCGATGTGGTGTATTGCGACATCGACTACATGGATAACTACAAGATATTTACCTGGCACCCCGAAAACTTTGCCGAGCCGAAAGCCATGATGGATGAACTAAAAGCGATGGGTTTCCATTTGGTAACCATTGTTGACCCGGGCATTAAAGTAGAAAAAGGCTACAAACAATATGACGAGGGCATCAAAAAAAACTATTTTGCCACCTACCCCAACGGCGAAAAATACATTGCCAATGTTTGGCCGGGCCGGTGCCATTTTCCGGATTTTTTCAGGGGCGATGTGAGGGACTGGTGGGGCAAATCGTTTACGGCATTAACCGATGCCGGCGTAGATGGCTTTTGGAATGATATGAACGAGCCTGCCGCCTGGGGGCAAAACATACCCTCGCTGATGCAATTTGGAAAGCGCCCAATGCCCGAGTTACGCAATGCCTACGGGATGGAAATGGCAAGAGCTACTTATGATGGCACCAAAAAAATATTAAAAAACAGACGCCCTTTTGTACTCACCAGGGCGGCGTACGCGGGTACACAACGTTACTCTGCCGTGTGGACGGGTGATAACTCCGCCTACGACGCGCACATGCTACTGGGGCAAAGGCTGGTTAACAGCTTGGGGCTTACCGGCATGGCATTGATAGGTGTTGATATTGGCGGCTTTACCGGCAACCCTACCCCTGAACTAATGGTGCGCTGGAACTCGCTAGGAGTTTATACGCCGATGTTTCGTAACCACGCCTGTATCGGCACTGTTTACAGGGAACCATGGCAGTGGGGCACTAAAAACGAAGCCATTATTAAAAAAGACATCCAGCAACGCTACCGCTTGTTGCCCTACATCTATTCATCGTTTTACCAGGCCCATCAAACTGGCTTGCCTGTGAGCCGCACATTAGCCATCGACTATACCCACGACGAGAATATCTATCATCCTAAATATCAAAACCAATTTCTGTTTGGCGATGCTATCCTGATTTGCCCGACTGTTAGCACCGATGATACCGCCGATGTGTATCTGCCTAAAGGAAACTGGTACCGTTTAAGTACGGAAGAAAAGTTTATTGGCCTGCAGGTGATTACCGCTGAAGCACCGTTAACAGATCTCCCTGTATTTATTAAGGCCTCGGCAATTATCCCCATGCAATCGGTTATACAAAACACAGCCGAAAAGGGCGATGGTATTTTGGAACTAAACATCTGGAATGGCGATGAACCCAACCAGTTTGTTTATTACGAGGACGACGGCTTATCCTACAATTACGAAAAAGGCGAATTTTATAAACGCGTTATCCGGTTTGATCCTGGAAATAAATTAATTGTATTGGATACAACGGAAGGAAATCATCCGTCCAAATTCACTCATATTAATTTGATTTTGCATGGTTTTGGGAAAGTAAAAACAATAAGCGTGAACAATAGCGCTGTTAAAGCAACGAAAGCCGGTAAGGGCCTGTCATTTAAATTTGAGAATCAGGATGGTGAAGTAAGGATTCAGTTTTAA
- a CDS encoding L,D-transpeptidase family protein — translation MMFKKAAIALSLLLLTGLTGYYFMPEPKLPAHITIDKMIAIKSRRQLLVYAQGKLIKTYAISLGSCPAGKKQFEHDGKTPDGVYFINAKNPNSVCHKNLGISYPNQADVQQAKKFKLPTGGDIKIHGLTNGLGFIGKFHRWYNWTAGCIALTNAEIDDLYSHTPIGTPIEIRL, via the coding sequence ATGATGTTCAAAAAAGCGGCAATTGCTTTAAGTTTGTTATTGTTAACCGGGCTAACGGGCTATTACTTTATGCCCGAACCTAAATTACCTGCTCACATCACTATCGATAAAATGATAGCGATTAAATCGCGCAGGCAGTTATTGGTTTACGCACAGGGCAAACTGATTAAAACTTATGCCATATCATTAGGTAGCTGCCCGGCAGGCAAAAAACAGTTTGAGCACGACGGTAAAACTCCCGACGGCGTCTATTTTATCAACGCCAAAAACCCTAACAGCGTTTGCCATAAAAACTTAGGTATTTCTTATCCTAACCAAGCCGACGTGCAACAAGCCAAAAAGTTTAAACTGCCAACCGGCGGAGATATTAAAATACATGGGCTTACCAACGGCCTGGGTTTTATTGGTAAATTTCACCGCTGGTACAACTGGACAGCCGGATGCATCGCCCTAACCAATGCTGAAATTGACGATCTGTACAGCCATACTCCTATCGGCACACCTATTGAAATAAGGCTATAG